From the Bacillota bacterium genome, the window TTGGTAAAAATAAACAGACTCTCTCCGCATTTAATTCAAATATGTTTTTGGTGAATAAACGTCTATGAAAACATGGTTATTGAACCCACACATCAAGAGCGGCTTGAAAAATTCTCTAATTAGGCCATAATTATGAGGCAAGTAATGATCTATTATCCAGAAGCTCAATGATGTCCTGTAGCTGGATGGAAAAAATTTTATAATATAATAAACGACAAAGTTATTGTTGGACAAATGGAGGTGCCAATATGGAAAAACGAATACAGGATGAGTTAAATATCATAAAAGATATCATAGTAGAAACTGTTCCTGTAGAACAAATATTCCTGTTCGGTTCTTATGCAGGTGGTAAACCTCATATTGATTCGGACTTAGACCTCTATGTTGTAATATCGGATGATGTTAACATTCGAG encodes:
- a CDS encoding nucleotidyltransferase domain-containing protein, whose translation is MEKRIQDELNIIKDIIVETVPVEQIFLFGSYAGGKPHIDSDLDLYVVISDDVNIREIDAVRLIRKAIRDRKSMPVDVIVGKKDKFNQLKSIPGMERQIVREGMVLYG